One Streptomyces sp. CNQ-509 DNA window includes the following coding sequences:
- a CDS encoding alpha/beta hydrolase family protein, whose amino-acid sequence MTAVQTVRNRLLPILTALLLTLVPAAPTLAAAAPEALAGAAAQGGPRGDAEVVGVEQVGERLVDLSVRSPALGGRTVPVRLLTPDGWDARERGRNWPTLWLLHGCCGDYTSWTSATDVEDTDDLRNVLVVMPEAGWNGWYSDWWNFGAGGDPAWETFHTDELRRLLESDWGASSNRAVAGLSMGGQGALMYAARHRGMFRAAAAYSGAAHPLLNDESVNRIMGFFAGQGDDPRRVWGDPVDQRAIWQAHDPYYLAKKLKSTPVYLSCGDGTAGPLDPPGARDALEADFNRQNEALADELKRVGAKRVITNLYGPGTHRWAYWERELHASLPMLLDALKVR is encoded by the coding sequence ATGACAGCAGTTCAGACCGTGAGAAACCGCTTGCTACCGATCCTCACCGCCCTCCTCCTCACCCTCGTCCCCGCCGCCCCGACGCTGGCCGCGGCCGCCCCGGAAGCCCTCGCGGGAGCCGCCGCGCAGGGCGGGCCCCGGGGTGACGCCGAGGTCGTCGGCGTCGAACAGGTCGGCGAGCGCCTGGTGGACCTGTCGGTTCGGTCCCCCGCTCTCGGTGGCCGCACCGTCCCCGTACGCCTGCTGACCCCCGACGGCTGGGACGCCAGGGAGCGCGGCCGGAACTGGCCCACCCTGTGGCTGCTGCACGGCTGCTGCGGCGACTACACGTCGTGGACGTCGGCGACCGACGTCGAGGACACCGACGACCTGCGGAACGTCCTCGTCGTCATGCCCGAGGCCGGCTGGAACGGCTGGTACAGCGACTGGTGGAACTTCGGCGCGGGCGGCGACCCGGCGTGGGAGACCTTCCACACCGACGAGCTGCGCCGCCTGCTGGAGAGCGACTGGGGGGCAAGCAGCAACCGCGCGGTCGCGGGCCTGTCGATGGGCGGCCAGGGCGCCCTGATGTACGCGGCCCGCCACCGCGGCATGTTCCGCGCCGCCGCCGCCTACTCCGGCGCCGCACACCCGCTGCTCAACGACGAGTCGGTCAACCGCATCATGGGCTTCTTCGCCGGCCAGGGCGACGACCCGCGCCGCGTCTGGGGCGACCCGGTCGACCAGCGCGCCATCTGGCAGGCCCACGACCCGTACTACCTGGCGAAGAAGCTGAAGTCGACGCCGGTCTACCTCTCCTGCGGCGACGGCACGGCGGGCCCGCTGGACCCGCCCGGCGCGAGGGACGCCCTGGAGGCGGACTTCAACAGGCAGAACGAGGCGCTGGCCGACGAGCTGAAGCGGGTCGGCGCAAAAAGGGTGATCACCAACCTCTACGGTCCCGGCACCCACCGCTGGGCCTACTGGGAGCGGGAGTTGCACGCCTCGCTGCCGATGCTGCTGGACGCGCTGAAGGTGCGCTGA
- a CDS encoding sulfatase-like hydrolase/transferase → MNLLFFMTDQHRVDTLGCYGNPHVATPHLDRLAATGTRFERCYTPTAICTPARASLLTGQAPFRHRLLANYERNVGYLEDLRDDAFTFPGALAARDYQLGLIGKWHGGTHRNAASYGFEGPDLPGWHNPVDHPDYLAYLDERGLPPYRISEPIRGTTPNGNPGNLLAARLHQPAGATFEHYLATRAIEHLDAYAATGRPFFLATHFFGPHLPYLLPDEYYDMYDPDLVELPPSIAETFEGKPAVQRNYSAHWTFDTLPLEVTRKLIAVYWGYVTLIDRQIGRILARLDELGLTDETAVFFTADHGEFTGAHRLHDKGPAMYEDIYRIPGIVRVPGAPPQVRDEFVTLTDCTATILDLAGCDTAPAVDSRSLLPLVRGERPEWPAELLAEFHGHHFPYPQRMIRDERYKLVVNPESVNELYDLHADPHELTNRYAHPEMLPVRRGLLRRLYDLLRERGDNFYHWMTPMYDVGDLDYDPTLSAFEPEGTTA, encoded by the coding sequence GTGAACCTGCTGTTCTTCATGACCGACCAGCACCGCGTCGACACCCTGGGCTGTTACGGCAACCCGCACGTCGCCACCCCCCACCTCGACCGGCTCGCCGCCACCGGCACCCGGTTCGAGAGGTGCTACACCCCCACCGCCATCTGCACCCCCGCCCGCGCCAGCCTGCTCACGGGACAGGCGCCGTTCCGCCACCGGCTGCTCGCCAACTACGAACGCAACGTCGGCTATCTGGAGGACCTGCGGGACGACGCGTTCACCTTCCCCGGCGCGCTCGCCGCCCGCGACTACCAGCTCGGGCTCATCGGCAAGTGGCACGGCGGCACCCACCGCAACGCCGCCTCCTACGGCTTCGAAGGACCCGACCTGCCCGGCTGGCACAACCCCGTCGACCACCCCGACTACCTCGCCTACCTCGACGAGCGGGGGCTGCCGCCGTACCGGATCTCGGAGCCGATCCGCGGCACCACCCCCAACGGCAACCCGGGCAACCTCCTCGCGGCCCGCCTCCACCAGCCGGCCGGGGCCACCTTCGAGCACTACCTCGCCACCCGCGCCATCGAGCACCTGGACGCCTACGCGGCCACCGGCCGCCCCTTCTTCCTCGCCACCCACTTCTTCGGCCCGCACCTGCCCTACCTGCTGCCCGACGAGTACTACGACATGTACGACCCGGATCTGGTCGAACTGCCGCCGTCCATCGCCGAGACCTTCGAGGGCAAGCCGGCGGTCCAGCGCAACTACAGCGCCCACTGGACCTTCGACACCCTCCCCCTCGAGGTCACCCGCAAGCTGATCGCCGTCTACTGGGGCTACGTCACCCTCATCGACCGCCAGATCGGCCGCATCCTCGCCCGCCTCGACGAACTCGGCCTCACCGACGAGACCGCCGTCTTCTTCACCGCCGACCACGGCGAGTTCACCGGCGCCCACCGGCTCCACGACAAGGGCCCGGCGATGTACGAGGACATCTACCGCATCCCCGGCATCGTCCGCGTCCCCGGTGCCCCGCCGCAGGTCAGGGACGAGTTCGTGACCCTGACCGACTGCACCGCCACCATCCTGGACCTCGCGGGATGCGACACCGCGCCCGCCGTCGACAGCCGCAGCCTGCTGCCGCTGGTCCGCGGCGAGCGCCCCGAGTGGCCCGCGGAACTGCTCGCCGAGTTCCACGGCCACCACTTCCCGTACCCGCAGCGCATGATCCGCGACGAGCGCTACAAGCTCGTCGTCAACCCCGAGTCCGTCAACGAGCTGTACGACCTGCACGCCGACCCGCACGAGCTGACCAACCGCTACGCGCACCCCGAGATGCTCCCCGTACGCCGCGGGCTGCTGCGCCGGCTGTACGACCTGCTGCGCGAGCGCGGCGACAACTTCTACCACTGGATGACGCCGATGTACGACGTCGGCGACCTCGACTACGACCCGACCCTCAGCGCATTCGAACCGGAAGGAACCACCGCATGA
- a CDS encoding ABC transporter ATP-binding protein: protein MTEKISFRDVVKTFPMKGTDFTALDGVSLDIADREFVTVVGPSGCGKSTLLNMAAGLTEPTSGDVLVDGSPVTGPGPDRGVIFQQYALFPWLTVRRNVEFGLKLAGLAADERRKRADSAIELVGLTDFADALPKTLSGGMKQRCAIARAYAVNPQVLLMDEPFGALDALTRVQLQDQLLDTWSQDKRTVMFITHDVDEAVYLASRVVVMAARPGRIHRIVDVALPYPRTEEIRLSPEFGRIRNEVWHSVYHQGAAPAAA, encoded by the coding sequence TTGACCGAGAAAATCTCCTTCCGGGACGTCGTGAAGACCTTCCCGATGAAGGGCACCGACTTCACCGCCCTCGACGGGGTGTCCCTGGACATCGCCGACCGCGAGTTCGTCACCGTCGTCGGCCCCTCGGGCTGCGGCAAGAGCACCCTGCTCAACATGGCCGCCGGGCTCACGGAACCCACCTCGGGCGACGTGCTGGTCGACGGCAGCCCCGTCACCGGTCCCGGGCCCGACCGCGGCGTGATCTTCCAGCAGTACGCCCTCTTCCCCTGGCTGACGGTGCGGCGGAACGTCGAGTTCGGGCTGAAGCTCGCCGGCCTCGCGGCGGACGAGCGCAGAAAGCGCGCCGACAGCGCCATCGAGCTGGTCGGCCTCACCGACTTCGCCGACGCGCTGCCCAAGACCCTCTCCGGCGGCATGAAGCAGCGCTGCGCCATCGCCCGCGCGTACGCGGTCAACCCGCAGGTGCTGCTCATGGACGAGCCGTTCGGGGCGCTGGACGCGCTGACCCGGGTGCAGTTGCAGGACCAGCTCCTGGACACCTGGAGCCAGGACAAGCGCACCGTCATGTTCATCACCCACGACGTCGACGAGGCGGTCTACCTGGCCAGCCGGGTGGTGGTGATGGCCGCCCGCCCCGGGCGCATCCACCGGATCGTCGACGTCGCCCTGCCCTACCCCCGTACCGAGGAGATCCGGCTGTCGCCCGAGTTCGGCCGGATACGCAACGAGGTCTGGCACTCCGTCTACCACCAGGGCGCCGCCCCGGCCGCCGCCTGA
- a CDS encoding family 43 glycosylhydrolase, translating into MRRTWTRTALLLCALLAGLLPLSSATAADPAPEPGPAQAPASAPASASASASASVSAKESTPGTYTNPVTDGVVDTFPDPVTIRGKDGYWYSYGTQNPVFQTGGEQGERMLPVLRSKDLANWEYAGEVFTPETQPEWHRGSRLWAPDIRYNDGHYTLYYSVPGRDTVGGATAPTPTGPWTDTGPVLPAPSGCPTGGIDQAQFTDRDGRTYLYWGSYDILCVAEMNADRTRITGEVTKVAQGRRMEGAFVVRRGDHYYLFYSDAGCCDGAYSGYQVKAGRSTSPTGPFRDDEGVDLMAPTSKGAIVLGANGNRWIGPGHNGLTTDLAGQDWLVYHGIPADAPDLDRFPELPDRQLTRRPMLIDRLDWIGGWPVVRAGAGPSEGPQRAPVTGWDAGGTFAGGSLDGWRAEGAGTGGWSVADDADSGPYATHGGGDGAAFLVTDRSAPRDLRAEADLRVTSSDGAAGLTVGYRDPRNHTTVWLDRARGALVTDVVVGGRSRGEQVTPLPASYDWDSWHNVTAEIRGGRMSVEVSGDRLRDAVAAQERKLPGAAVGTGAVGTAARGGGAAADNVGAARLHEPVTKRVPEPATGRLLPGYGDEFDTPAVPGTGPGSPWRWLRGPAPGVTADGGELVWPTQNGELHLNNNTASVLLRDAPEGDYTVTAKLDFDPAQPNQQAGLLLYADDDKYVKMTHSALPLNRGGGTVLDVSEFGKEGGRPTTSPPTPVANAPMFGGPTADTMWLRLSYHHDADNGEHEVRAATSRDGRAWVHNGVWTLPGDERLQTGLVSMNKEGAVAKFDYVRTHRSR; encoded by the coding sequence ATGAGACGGACGTGGACACGGACCGCGCTGCTGCTGTGCGCGCTCCTCGCGGGACTGCTGCCGCTGTCGTCGGCGACGGCCGCGGACCCGGCCCCGGAGCCGGGTCCGGCCCAGGCCCCGGCGTCGGCGCCTGCTTCGGCTTCGGCTTCGGCTTCGGCTTCGGTTTCGGCGAAGGAGAGCACCCCCGGGACGTACACCAACCCGGTCACCGACGGCGTCGTCGACACCTTCCCCGACCCGGTGACGATCCGCGGCAAGGACGGCTACTGGTACTCCTACGGCACCCAGAACCCCGTGTTCCAGACCGGCGGCGAGCAGGGCGAGCGGATGCTGCCCGTCCTGCGGTCGAAGGACCTGGCGAACTGGGAATACGCGGGCGAGGTCTTCACCCCCGAGACCCAGCCCGAGTGGCACCGCGGCTCCCGGCTGTGGGCCCCCGACATCCGCTACAACGACGGCCACTACACCCTCTACTACTCCGTCCCAGGACGTGACACCGTCGGCGGCGCCACCGCGCCCACCCCGACCGGACCGTGGACGGACACCGGCCCCGTGCTGCCCGCACCCAGCGGCTGCCCCACCGGCGGCATCGACCAGGCGCAGTTCACCGACCGCGACGGCAGGACGTACCTGTACTGGGGCAGTTACGACATCCTCTGCGTCGCCGAGATGAACGCCGACCGGACCCGCATCACCGGCGAGGTGACGAAGGTCGCCCAGGGCCGGCGCATGGAAGGCGCATTCGTCGTCCGCCGCGGCGACCACTACTACCTCTTCTACTCCGACGCCGGCTGCTGCGACGGCGCGTACAGCGGCTACCAGGTCAAGGCAGGCCGCTCCACCAGCCCCACAGGACCGTTCCGCGACGACGAGGGCGTCGACCTGATGGCGCCGACCAGCAAGGGCGCCATCGTCCTCGGCGCCAACGGCAACCGCTGGATCGGCCCCGGGCACAACGGGCTCACCACCGACCTCGCCGGCCAGGACTGGCTCGTCTACCACGGCATCCCCGCCGACGCCCCCGACCTCGACCGCTTCCCCGAACTGCCCGACCGCCAGCTCACCCGGCGCCCGATGCTCATCGACCGGCTCGACTGGATCGGCGGCTGGCCCGTCGTCCGCGCCGGCGCCGGGCCCTCCGAGGGCCCGCAGCGCGCCCCCGTCACCGGCTGGGACGCCGGCGGCACCTTCGCCGGCGGCTCCCTCGACGGCTGGCGCGCCGAGGGCGCCGGCACCGGCGGCTGGTCGGTCGCGGACGACGCCGACTCCGGCCCGTACGCGACCCACGGGGGCGGCGACGGCGCGGCGTTCCTCGTCACCGACCGGTCCGCGCCGCGGGACCTGCGCGCCGAGGCCGACCTGCGGGTGACCTCGTCCGACGGTGCCGCGGGCCTCACCGTCGGCTACCGCGACCCGCGCAACCACACCACCGTCTGGCTCGACCGCGCACGCGGCGCGCTGGTCACCGACGTCGTCGTGGGCGGCCGCAGCCGCGGCGAGCAGGTGACGCCGCTGCCCGCCTCGTACGACTGGGACTCCTGGCACAACGTCACCGCCGAGATCCGCGGCGGCCGCATGAGCGTCGAGGTGAGCGGCGACCGGCTGCGCGACGCCGTCGCCGCCCAGGAGCGGAAGCTGCCGGGGGCGGCCGTCGGGACGGGCGCGGTCGGCACCGCGGCCCGCGGCGGCGGCGCGGCGGCCGACAACGTCGGCGCGGCCCGGCTCCACGAACCGGTCACCAAGCGCGTACCCGAGCCGGCCACGGGCCGTCTCCTGCCCGGCTACGGCGACGAGTTCGACACCCCCGCCGTGCCCGGCACCGGGCCCGGCTCCCCGTGGCGGTGGCTGCGCGGCCCGGCGCCCGGCGTGACCGCGGACGGCGGCGAACTGGTCTGGCCCACGCAGAACGGCGAGCTGCACCTGAACAACAACACCGCCTCCGTCCTGCTGCGGGACGCCCCCGAAGGCGACTACACGGTGACGGCGAAGCTCGACTTCGACCCCGCCCAGCCCAACCAGCAGGCCGGACTGCTCCTTTACGCCGACGACGACAAGTACGTCAAGATGACCCACTCCGCGCTGCCGCTGAACCGCGGCGGCGGCACGGTCCTCGACGTCAGCGAGTTCGGCAAGGAAGGCGGCCGCCCCACCACCTCGCCGCCGACGCCCGTCGCCAACGCGCCCATGTTCGGCGGCCCCACCGCGGACACCATGTGGCTGCGGCTGTCGTACCACCACGACGCGGACAACGGCGAGCACGAGGTGCGCGCGGCCACCAGCCGCGACGGCCGCGCCTGGGTGCACAACGGCGTGTGGACGCTGCCCGGGGACGAGCGGCTGCAGACCGGGCTGGTGTCGATGAACAAGGAAGGAGCGGTCGCGAAGTTCGACTACGTACGCACCCACCGGAGCCGGTGA
- a CDS encoding aliphatic sulfonate ABC transporter substrate-binding protein — MRATRRTLALSLTVALISLPVAACSDDSGGGDGNTVRFGYINDYNGASLLAIAEKQGLWKEAGLDAEVSVFNNGPIQIQALGAGDLDFGYIGPGAMWLPASGKADVIAVNTLGYADRVIAQPGITSLAGLKGKKVGVPEGTSGDMALGLALQEEGMSIDDVEKVPMDPATIVSAFSSGQIDGAGLWYPMIDEIKAKVPGLEEVASTRDMQDSFFPTAFVAGTGVDPELSTKVVGVLQKANDWRFENPGESVAETAAMLKLDEKKVKADAANQELLPTKDLVAKTEDGTVGDWLNDLAEFFVGTGQLQEAPDPADYYLGDLYTKASAK; from the coding sequence ATGCGTGCGACCCGTCGTACCCTCGCCCTCTCACTCACCGTAGCGCTCATATCACTCCCGGTCGCCGCCTGCTCCGACGACAGCGGCGGCGGTGACGGCAACACCGTCCGCTTCGGCTACATCAACGACTACAACGGCGCCAGCCTGCTGGCGATCGCCGAGAAGCAGGGCCTGTGGAAGGAGGCCGGACTCGACGCCGAGGTCTCCGTCTTCAACAACGGCCCCATCCAGATCCAGGCCCTCGGCGCCGGCGACCTCGACTTCGGTTACATCGGCCCCGGCGCCATGTGGCTGCCCGCATCCGGCAAGGCCGACGTCATCGCCGTCAACACCCTCGGCTACGCCGACCGCGTCATCGCCCAGCCCGGCATCACCTCCCTCGCCGGCCTCAAGGGCAAGAAGGTCGGCGTCCCCGAGGGCACCTCCGGCGACATGGCGCTGGGCCTCGCCCTCCAGGAGGAGGGGATGTCCATCGACGACGTCGAGAAGGTGCCCATGGACCCCGCGACCATCGTCTCCGCGTTCTCCTCCGGGCAGATCGACGGGGCCGGTCTCTGGTACCCGATGATCGACGAGATCAAGGCCAAGGTTCCCGGCCTCGAAGAGGTCGCCAGCACCCGGGACATGCAGGACAGCTTCTTCCCCACCGCCTTCGTCGCCGGCACCGGCGTCGACCCCGAGCTGTCCACCAAGGTCGTCGGCGTGCTCCAGAAGGCCAACGACTGGCGCTTCGAGAACCCCGGGGAGTCCGTCGCCGAGACCGCCGCCATGCTCAAGCTCGACGAGAAGAAGGTGAAGGCCGACGCCGCCAACCAGGAGCTGCTGCCCACCAAGGACCTCGTCGCCAAGACCGAGGACGGCACCGTCGGCGACTGGCTGAACGACCTCGCCGAGTTCTTCGTCGGCACCGGCCAGCTCCAGGAGGCCCCCGACCCGGCGGACTACTACCTCGGTGACCTCTACACGAAGGCGTCCGCGAAGTGA
- a CDS encoding ABC transporter permease — MAVITTPRKRAARPRTRRSERRGQVRSLALNLIALAAGVALWAVLAVLNVESLPGPLAVAQKAGDLIADGTLADDLLASLRRVFTGFALGTALAIPVGFLMGWYPTARGLLEPYVQFFRTIPPLALIPLAIVLMGIGETPKVFVIFLAAFLSCVVAAFQGVVDVDRTLINAARVLGASDRVIFLKVVIPASTPFILVGMRIGLGAAWATVVAAELIAAQEGLGFRMQHAQTYYDLDTIFVGLITIGVLGLVMDRLLLLAERRLTDWQERR, encoded by the coding sequence ATGGCCGTGATCACCACACCCCGCAAGCGGGCCGCCCGGCCACGTACGCGCCGCAGCGAGCGGCGCGGCCAGGTCCGCTCCCTCGCACTGAACCTCATCGCCCTCGCCGCGGGCGTGGCCCTCTGGGCGGTGCTGGCCGTGCTCAACGTCGAGAGCCTGCCGGGACCGCTCGCCGTGGCGCAGAAGGCCGGCGACCTCATCGCCGACGGCACCCTCGCCGACGACCTGCTCGCCAGCCTCCGCCGCGTCTTCACCGGCTTCGCGCTCGGCACCGCGCTGGCGATCCCCGTCGGCTTCCTCATGGGCTGGTACCCCACGGCCCGCGGCCTGCTGGAGCCGTACGTCCAGTTCTTCCGCACCATCCCGCCGCTGGCGCTCATCCCGCTGGCGATCGTGCTGATGGGCATCGGCGAGACGCCGAAGGTCTTCGTCATCTTCCTGGCGGCGTTCCTGTCGTGCGTCGTCGCCGCCTTCCAGGGCGTGGTCGACGTGGACCGCACCCTCATCAACGCCGCCCGGGTCCTCGGCGCCTCCGACCGCGTGATCTTCCTGAAGGTCGTGATCCCGGCGTCGACCCCGTTCATCCTCGTCGGCATGCGCATCGGCCTCGGCGCCGCCTGGGCCACCGTGGTGGCCGCGGAGCTGATCGCCGCCCAGGAGGGCCTGGGCTTCCGCATGCAGCACGCCCAGACCTACTACGACCTCGACACCATCTTCGTGGGACTCATCACCATCGGCGTGCTCGGCCTGGTCATGGACCGGCTGCTGCTGCTCGCCGAACGGCGTCTCACCGACTGGCAGGAGCGCCGTTGA
- a CDS encoding phosphodiester glycosidase family protein, whose amino-acid sequence MNSKLLGAGTVLALLASAAAMPPASASVPASSAPSAPASQAAAKPLPLGDPGLTETRTTETLQPGVTLTRIVRGAGSPRLPWTVEVSIPGGEGSPDPDAPPAALRDRASAEELAAKLTGAGFAARAEEVTTPALADFAGGTLGWRVRVGSFDGQAAANAERARLVAAGYTGSAAYTGWDGDPGVRGTWRVDVLTVDPRTFRGGLTASYGPDLENREKTSELAAAAGATAGVNAGFFVLDPKAGAPGDPAGAGVYDGRVLSESVGTRPALVLRESARDTSVTRLGWQGSVTARGGALPLDGIDRVPGLIRNCGGTADDTPTPLPRHDVTCTDDDEVVAFTGEYGARTPAGDGTETVLDARGRVVEVRSPRGGPLPAGGTSVQATGAHADDLAALARPGEHLRVRHGLHDDRGRPLATPPGTAVAGGGPELVRDGRTHVTPAADGMVQPANPSFYYGWMHKRNPRTLAGVDAAGRTVLVTADGRATDSLGLSIPESADVARALGLRDAVNLDGGGSTTMAVGGEVINDPSDAAGERPVGDALLILPKRH is encoded by the coding sequence GTGAACAGCAAACTGCTCGGCGCGGGCACGGTCCTGGCGCTCCTCGCCTCCGCCGCCGCGATGCCCCCGGCGTCTGCTTCGGTGCCGGCGTCGTCCGCCCCCTCCGCCCCGGCCTCCCAGGCGGCGGCGAAGCCCCTGCCGCTGGGCGACCCGGGCCTGACCGAGACCAGGACCACCGAGACGCTGCAGCCCGGCGTCACCCTCACCCGCATCGTCCGCGGCGCCGGCAGCCCCCGGCTCCCGTGGACCGTCGAGGTGTCCATCCCCGGCGGTGAAGGCTCGCCCGACCCCGACGCGCCGCCCGCCGCCCTGCGGGACCGGGCCAGCGCCGAGGAGCTGGCCGCGAAGCTCACCGGCGCCGGCTTCGCCGCCCGCGCCGAGGAGGTCACGACGCCCGCGCTCGCCGACTTCGCCGGGGGCACCCTCGGCTGGCGGGTCCGCGTCGGGTCGTTCGACGGGCAGGCCGCCGCGAACGCCGAACGGGCCCGGCTGGTCGCCGCCGGCTATACCGGCTCCGCCGCGTACACCGGCTGGGACGGCGACCCCGGCGTCCGCGGCACCTGGCGGGTCGACGTGCTCACCGTCGACCCGCGCACCTTCCGCGGCGGGCTCACCGCCTCGTACGGTCCCGACCTGGAGAACCGCGAGAAGACCAGCGAACTCGCCGCCGCCGCGGGCGCGACCGCCGGGGTCAACGCCGGGTTCTTCGTCCTCGACCCGAAGGCCGGCGCCCCCGGCGACCCCGCGGGCGCCGGCGTCTACGACGGCCGCGTGCTCAGCGAGTCCGTCGGCACCCGGCCCGCGCTGGTGCTGCGCGAGTCGGCCCGGGACACGAGCGTCACCCGGCTTGGCTGGCAGGGCAGCGTCACCGCCCGCGGCGGCGCGCTGCCGCTGGACGGCATCGACCGCGTACCGGGCCTCATCCGCAACTGCGGCGGCACCGCCGACGACACCCCGACACCCCTTCCGCGGCACGACGTGACCTGCACCGACGACGACGAAGTCGTCGCCTTCACCGGGGAGTACGGGGCCCGCACCCCCGCGGGCGACGGCACCGAGACCGTGCTCGACGCCCGCGGCCGGGTCGTCGAGGTGCGCTCCCCGCGCGGCGGCCCGCTGCCGGCCGGCGGCACCTCCGTCCAGGCCACCGGCGCGCACGCCGACGACCTGGCCGCCCTCGCCCGCCCCGGCGAGCACCTGCGCGTACGCCACGGGCTGCACGACGACCGCGGCCGTCCGCTGGCCACCCCGCCCGGCACGGCGGTCGCGGGCGGCGGTCCCGAACTCGTCCGCGACGGCCGCACGCACGTCACGCCCGCCGCGGACGGCATGGTCCAGCCGGCGAACCCGAGCTTCTACTACGGCTGGATGCACAAGCGGAACCCGCGCACCCTCGCCGGCGTCGACGCCGCGGGCCGCACCGTCCTCGTCACCGCGGACGGCCGCGCCACGGACTCCCTCGGCCTCAGCATCCCCGAAAGCGCCGACGTCGCCCGCGCACTGGGGCTCCGCGACGCCGTGAACCTCGACGGCGGCGGCTCGACCACGATGGCCGTCGGCGGCGAAGTGATCAACGACCCGTCCGACGCGGCGGGGGAGCGGCCGGTCGGCGACGCGCTGCTGATCCTGCCGAAGCGGCACTGA